A region from the Neurospora crassa OR74A linkage group V, whole genome shotgun sequence genome encodes:
- the nudf-1 gene encoding nuclear migration protein NudF-1 yields MAQASVQIGTPLLTTRQAEELHKSILAYLASKNLATTAATLRDELDLAEESFDAEKAKKYEGLLEKKWTSVVRLQKKILDLESRNHLLQSEIDNATPSSLSRRTQDPTNWLPKAPPRYVLESHRLPVTCVAFHPVFTSLASGSEDYTIKIWDWELGELERTIKGHTKAVLDVDFGGPRGGTLLASCSSDLTIKLWDPSDEYKNIRTLPGHDHIVSSVRFIPSGAAGAPASGNLLVSASKDNSLKIWDVTTGYCVKTILGHVDWPRAVCPSHDGRYLLSTGSDKSVRLWDLAGGRDAECRLVMFGHENYNLCCAFAPPTAYPHLAKLAGLERAPPPSSSAEFMATGSRDKQIRLWDGRGNCIKVLVGHDNWVRGLVFHPGGKYLLSVADDRTMRCWDLSQEGRCVQTLTGVYEGFVSCIRWAPPVVKDADATAGNGRSEGSSLADPVVAARRRAATVGSVSASVQIRCVVATGSVDGAEGKVRIFAN; encoded by the exons ATGGCTCAAGCTTCAGTTCAGATTGGCACTCCGTTGTTGACCACCCGGCAGGCTGAGGAGCT GCACAAGTCGATCCTAGCATACCTCGCCTCCAAGAACCTCGCGACTACGGCGGCTACTTTGCGGGATGAACTCGACCTTGCCGAAGAGTCCTTTGACGCGGAAAAGGCAAAGAAATATGAAGGTCTCCTAGAAAAGAAGTGGACGAGTGTCGTCCGGTTGCAGAAGAAG ATCCTCGACCTCGAATCCCgcaaccacctcctccaatcCGAAATCGACAACGCCacgccctcctccctctcgcgCCGCACCCAAGACCCGACCAACTGGCTCCCCAAAGCCCCCCCGCGCTACGTCCTCGAATCTCACCGCCTCCCCGTGACCTGCGTCGCCTTCCACCCGGTCTTTACCTCTCTGGCCTCGGGATCCGAAGACTACACCATCAAGATCTGGGACTGGGAGCTCGGCGAGCTAGAGCGGACGATCAAGGGGCACACCAAAGCCGTGCTGGACGTCGACTTTGGCGGGCCGCGCGGCGGGACCCTCTTGGCCTCTTGCAGTTCCGACCTGACCATCAAGCTGTGGGACCCGAGCGACGAGTACAAGAACATTCGCACTTTGCCGGGGCACGATCACATTGTCAGTTCCGTCCGGTTCATCCCCAGCGGAGCGGCCGGCGCGCCGGCCAGTGGAAACCTGCTGGTCAGTGCGAGCAAGGATAACAGTCTGAAAATATGGGATGTCACGACGGGGTACTGCGTCAAGACCATCCTGGGCCATGTGGACTGGCCGAGGGCGGTTTGTCCGAGCCATGATGGACGGTATTTGCTGTCGACGGGCAGCGACAAGTCGGTCCGCTTGTGGGACTTGGCGGGTGGGAGGGATGCGGAGTGCAGGCTGGTGATGTTTGGGCATGAGAACTACAATCTGTGTTGCGCGTTTGCGCCGCCGACGGCGTACCCCCACTTGGCCAAGCTGGCGGGGTTGGAGagggcgccgccgccgagctcGAGCGCGGAGTTTATGGCTACGGGGTCGCGGGATAAGCAGATACGGTTGTGGGATGGGAGGGGAAATTGTATCAAGGTGTTGGTGGGACATGATAACTGGGTGAGAGGACTGGTGTTCCACCCGGGCGGGAAGTATCTGCTCTCGGTAGCGGATGATAGGACGATGAGGTGCTGGGACTTGAGCCAGGAGGGTAGGTGCGTGCAGACGCTGACGGGGGTGTATGAAGGGTTTGTGAGCTGTATCAGGTGGGCGCCGCCGGTGGTGAAGGATGCGGATGCCACGGCGGGGAATGGAAGGTCGGAGGGCAGTTCGCTGGCGGAtccggtggtggcggcgagaAGGAGAGCGGCCACGGTGGGAAGTGTGAGTGCGAGTGTGCAGATTAGGTGTGTGGTTGCTACGGGGAGCGTGGATGGGGCGGAGGGTAAGGTTAGGATCTTTGCTAACTAG
- a CDS encoding phosphoribulokinase/uridine kinase: MEEQMDRLVERAWDKFLDTPTDQRLLIAIAGIPGSGKTTLSQILARRLNILHATEYPLASMSPDFATALPMDGFHLTRAQLSAMPDPELAHARRGAEFTFDGQGFYELVKELRKPVVTTATRTTVWAPSFDHALKDPVEKGIEVGPEMRVVVFEGNYLLLDQKPWSDAAKLMDLKFFVRVPFPVARKRLVKRHLAAGIAATEEEADKRAVENDLVNGALIEELLREDEVDEVVESLEDGKWVHT, from the exons ATGGAGGAACAAATGGATCGCCTGGTCGAGAGGGCATGGGACAAGTTTCTCGACACACCCACGGATCAGAGACTCT TGATTGCCATAGCAGGTATCCCCGGCTCCG GAAAAACAACCCTCTCCCAAATTCTCGCTCGCCGCCTAAATATCCTGCACGCCACCGAATATCCCCTTGCTTCCATGTCTCCAGACTTCGCCACTGCCCTCCCCATGGACGGCTTCCACCTCACGCGCGCCCAACTGTCCGCCATGCCCGACCCGGAACTCGCACACGCCCGACGCGGCGCGGAATTTACTTTTGATGGACAGGGGTTTTATGAGCTGGTGAAGGAACTACGAAAGCCAGTGGTGACAACGGCAACCAGAACAACGGTGTGGGCGCCTAGTTTCGATCATGCGTTGAAGGATCCGGTGGAGAAAGGGATCGAGGTGGGACCGGAGAtgagggtggtggttttTGAAGGGAATT ACCTCCTACTAGACCAAAAACCCTGGTCTGATGCTGCCAAATTGATGGACCTCAAGTTCTTCGTCAGAGTGCCGTTCCCCGTGGCCAGGAAACGGTTGGTCAAGAGACATTTGGCTGCTGGGATCGCGGCcacagaggaggaggcggataAGAGGGCGGTGGAGAATGATTTGGTCAATGGGGCTCTAATTGAGGAGTTATTGAGGGAGGATGAGGTGGACGAGGTTGTGGAGAGCTTGGAGGATGGGAAGTGGGTGCACACTTAG